A genome region from Mesorhizobium sp. B2-1-8 includes the following:
- the nuoN gene encoding NADH-quinone oxidoreductase subunit NuoN, with product MTPDLLSSLSLSTPELILAIGALALLMVGAYSRSNTANTVTGLAVAVLVIAGAWLIFHAGQGSAYGNAFIQDSFARFMKVLALVGSAVTLVMSMRFAKVERFDKFEYPVLILLCTLGMMLMISANGMIGLYLGLELQSLAIYVLAAINRDNLRSTEAGLKYFVLGALSSGMLLYGISLVYGYTGNLGFHEIATALGGGERQLGLVVGLVFVLAGLAFKISAVPFHMWTPDVYEGAPTPVTAFLAAAPKMAAMALIVRVTMGAFKPIASDWQQIIVFISIASMALGAFAAIGQTNIKRLMAYSSIGHMGYALVGLAANSQAGVRGVAIYMLIYLVMTLGTFAFILAMRRKEGNVEQISDLAGLSSTNPVMATILTVLMFSLAGIPPLAGFWGKWYVFLAAINANLYALAIIGVLASVVGAYYYLRIIKIMWFDEPVGGFVPMASELRVVLGVSGAFVLFYVLIGGPIGTYAEAAAKTFF from the coding sequence ATGACGCCGGACCTTCTCTCCAGCCTGTCGCTCTCGACGCCCGAGCTGATCCTTGCCATCGGCGCGCTCGCGCTGCTGATGGTCGGGGCCTATTCGCGTTCCAACACCGCCAATACGGTGACCGGCCTTGCCGTCGCGGTGCTGGTGATCGCAGGCGCCTGGCTGATCTTCCACGCAGGGCAGGGCAGCGCCTATGGCAACGCTTTCATCCAGGATTCCTTTGCCCGCTTCATGAAGGTGCTGGCGCTGGTCGGCTCGGCGGTGACGCTCGTCATGTCGATGCGCTTTGCCAAGGTGGAGCGTTTCGACAAGTTCGAATATCCGGTGCTGATCCTGCTTTGCACGCTCGGCATGATGCTGATGATCTCGGCCAACGGTATGATTGGGCTCTATCTCGGCCTCGAACTGCAGTCGCTGGCGATCTATGTGCTGGCGGCGATCAATCGCGACAATCTGCGTTCGACCGAGGCCGGCCTGAAATATTTCGTCCTCGGTGCGTTGTCTTCGGGCATGCTGCTCTACGGCATCAGCCTGGTCTATGGTTACACTGGCAACTTGGGCTTCCACGAGATCGCCACGGCGCTTGGCGGCGGCGAGCGCCAGCTCGGCCTCGTCGTCGGCCTGGTTTTCGTGCTAGCCGGGCTTGCCTTCAAGATCTCGGCCGTGCCGTTCCACATGTGGACGCCCGACGTCTATGAAGGCGCGCCGACGCCGGTGACGGCCTTCCTGGCGGCGGCACCGAAAATGGCGGCGATGGCGCTGATCGTGCGCGTCACCATGGGCGCGTTCAAGCCGATCGCTTCCGACTGGCAGCAGATCATCGTCTTCATCTCGATCGCCTCGATGGCGCTTGGCGCCTTCGCCGCGATCGGTCAGACCAACATCAAGCGGCTGATGGCCTATTCCTCGATCGGTCATATGGGCTATGCGCTGGTGGGCCTTGCCGCCAACAGCCAGGCCGGTGTGCGCGGCGTCGCCATCTACATGCTGATCTACCTGGTGATGACGCTTGGCACCTTCGCCTTCATCCTCGCCATGCGGCGCAAGGAAGGCAATGTCGAGCAGATCAGCGATCTCGCCGGCCTGTCGTCGACCAACCCGGTGATGGCGACGATCCTGACCGTCCTGATGTTCTCGCTGGCCGGCATTCCGCCGCTCGCCGGCTTCTGGGGAAAATGGTACGTCTTCCTCGCCGCCATCAACGCCAATCTCTATGCGCTGGCGATCATCGGCGTGCTGGCCTCGGTGGTGGGCGCCTACTACTATCTGCGCATCATCAAGATCATGTGGTTCGATGAGCCGGTCGGCGGCTTCGTGCCGATGGCCAGCGAATTGCGTGTCGTGCTCGGCGTCAGTGGCGCCTTCGTGCTGTTCTATGTGCTGATCGGCGGGCCGATCGGCACCTATGCCGAAGCCGCCGCCAAGACATTTTTCTGA
- the nuoL gene encoding NADH-quinone oxidoreductase subunit L — protein MYQAIVFLPLLGFLIVGLFGTSLGAKASEYITSGFLVIAAVLSWIAFFSVGFGHGEVFTVPVLHWIQSGGLDASWALRIDTLTVVMLVVVNTVSALVHIYSIGYMHHDPNRPRFFAYLSLFTFAMLMLVTADNLVQMFFGWEGVGLASYLLIGFWYKKPSANAAAIKAFVVNRVGDFGFALGIFGVFVLFGSVNLGTIFANAATFIPAEGAPQGAAVLTFLGHALYKQAAMTVVCLLLFMGAMGKSAQVPLHTWLPDAMEGPTPVSALIHAATMVTAGVFMLARLSPLFELSHSALTVVTFIGAFTAFFAATVGLVQNDIKRVIAYSTCSQLGYMFVALGVGAYGAAIFHLFTHAFFKALLFLGSGSVIHAVSDEQDMRKMGGLRKLIPTTYWMMVIGTLALTGVGIPVTVIGTAGFFSKDAIIETAFAGHNSVAVLAFVALVIAAGFTSFYSWRLIFMTFHGEPRASHEVMHHVHESPPVMLVPLFILAAGALFAGIIFHGAFIGEGYAEFWKASLFTLADNHILHEIHELPLWVELSPFIAMLIGLALAWQFYIRSPEMPRNLAAQHRGLYAFLLNKWYFDELYDFLFVRPAKRLGSFLWKTGDGTIIDGLGPDGISARVVDVTNRVVKLQTGYLYHYAFAMLIGVAALVTWMML, from the coding sequence ATGTATCAGGCCATCGTCTTCCTTCCACTGCTCGGCTTCCTGATCGTCGGCCTGTTCGGCACGTCGCTCGGTGCCAAGGCATCCGAATACATCACCTCAGGCTTCCTGGTGATCGCGGCCGTGCTGTCATGGATCGCCTTCTTCTCCGTCGGCTTCGGCCATGGCGAGGTGTTCACCGTGCCGGTGCTGCACTGGATCCAGTCCGGCGGCCTGGACGCCTCCTGGGCGCTCAGGATCGACACGCTGACGGTGGTGATGCTGGTGGTGGTCAACACCGTGTCGGCGCTGGTTCACATCTATTCGATCGGCTACATGCACCACGATCCGAACCGGCCGCGCTTCTTCGCCTATCTGTCGCTGTTCACCTTCGCCATGCTGATGCTGGTGACGGCAGACAATCTCGTGCAGATGTTCTTCGGCTGGGAAGGGGTGGGCCTCGCGTCCTACCTGCTGATCGGCTTCTGGTACAAGAAGCCGTCGGCCAATGCCGCCGCCATCAAGGCCTTCGTCGTCAACCGCGTCGGCGATTTCGGCTTCGCGCTCGGCATTTTCGGCGTCTTCGTGCTGTTCGGCTCGGTCAATCTCGGCACGATCTTCGCCAATGCCGCGACGTTCATTCCTGCCGAAGGCGCGCCACAGGGTGCGGCCGTGCTCACATTCCTCGGCCATGCGCTCTACAAGCAGGCGGCGATGACCGTGGTCTGCCTGCTGCTGTTCATGGGCGCCATGGGCAAGTCGGCGCAGGTGCCGCTGCACACCTGGCTGCCGGACGCCATGGAAGGCCCGACCCCGGTGTCGGCGCTCATCCATGCCGCCACGATGGTGACGGCAGGCGTGTTCATGCTGGCACGGCTGTCGCCGCTGTTCGAGCTGTCGCATTCGGCGCTGACGGTGGTGACCTTCATCGGCGCCTTCACCGCCTTCTTCGCGGCGACCGTCGGCCTCGTCCAGAACGACATCAAACGCGTCATCGCCTATTCGACCTGCTCGCAGCTCGGCTACATGTTCGTGGCGCTCGGCGTCGGCGCCTATGGCGCGGCGATCTTCCACCTGTTCACACACGCTTTCTTCAAGGCGCTGCTGTTCCTCGGCTCTGGCTCGGTCATCCATGCCGTCTCCGACGAGCAGGACATGCGCAAGATGGGCGGCTTGAGAAAGCTGATCCCGACCACCTACTGGATGATGGTGATCGGCACGCTGGCGCTGACAGGCGTCGGCATTCCGGTGACCGTCATCGGCACCGCCGGCTTCTTCTCCAAGGACGCCATCATCGAAACCGCCTTTGCCGGGCACAATTCCGTCGCGGTCCTGGCCTTCGTGGCTCTGGTCATCGCCGCCGGCTTCACCTCTTTCTATTCCTGGCGGCTGATCTTCATGACCTTCCACGGCGAGCCGCGGGCGAGCCACGAGGTGATGCATCACGTCCATGAATCGCCGCCGGTGATGCTGGTGCCGCTGTTCATCCTGGCGGCGGGTGCGCTGTTTGCCGGCATCATCTTCCACGGCGCCTTCATCGGCGAAGGCTATGCCGAGTTCTGGAAGGCGTCGCTATTCACGCTGGCGGACAATCACATCCTGCACGAGATCCACGAATTGCCGCTGTGGGTCGAGCTCTCGCCCTTCATCGCCATGCTGATCGGCCTGGCGCTGGCCTGGCAGTTCTACATCCGTTCGCCGGAAATGCCGAGGAATCTCGCTGCCCAGCATCGCGGGCTCTACGCCTTCCTGCTCAACAAGTGGTATTTCGACGAGCTCTACGACTTCCTGTTCGTGCGTCCGGCCAAGCGTCTCGGCTCCTTCCTGTGGAAGACCGGCGACGGGACCATCATCGATGGCCTGGGGCCGGACGGCATTTCGGCGCGCGTCGTCGATGTCACCAACCGCGTCGTCAAGCTGCAGACCGGCTATCTCTACCACTATGCCTTCGCCATGCTGATCGGCGTTGCCGCACTCGTCACCTGGATGATGCTCTGA
- a CDS encoding NADH-quinone oxidoreductase subunit J codes for MLSGLEAAFFYLFAFVAVASAFMVISSRNPVHSVLFLILTFFNAAGLFMLTGAEFLAMILLVVYVGAVMVLFLFVVMMLDVDFAEMKEGALQYAPIGALVGLILAAELIIVLGGYTFAPKLASTVAKPIPDLATRSNTAALGDILYTDYLYYFQISGLILLVAMIGAIVLTLRHKEGVKRQSIAAQVGRTAATGMEIRKVKSGEGV; via the coding sequence ATGCTGAGTGGACTAGAGGCGGCCTTTTTCTACCTCTTCGCCTTTGTCGCGGTGGCGTCGGCGTTCATGGTCATTTCGTCGCGCAACCCCGTGCATTCGGTGCTGTTCCTGATCCTGACCTTCTTCAACGCCGCCGGCCTTTTCATGCTGACCGGCGCCGAGTTCCTGGCGATGATCCTGCTCGTCGTCTATGTCGGCGCCGTCATGGTGCTGTTCCTGTTCGTCGTCATGATGCTCGACGTCGACTTCGCCGAGATGAAGGAGGGAGCCCTGCAATACGCGCCGATCGGCGCGCTGGTCGGGCTGATCCTGGCGGCGGAGCTGATCATCGTGCTGGGCGGCTACACCTTCGCGCCGAAGCTCGCCTCGACCGTCGCAAAGCCCATTCCGGATCTTGCCACGCGCTCGAACACGGCAGCGCTCGGCGACATCCTCTATACCGACTACCTCTACTACTTCCAGATTTCGGGCCTCATCCTGCTGGTTGCCATGATCGGCGCCATCGTCCTGACGCTACGCCACAAGGAAGGGGTCAAGCGGCAGTCGATCGCAGCTCAGGTCGGCCGCACAGCGGCGACCGGCATGGAAATCCGCAAGGTCAAGTCGGGCGAAGGAGTCTGA
- the nuoG gene encoding NADH-quinone oxidoreductase subunit NuoG yields the protein MAKLKVDGKEITVPDHYTLLQAAEDAGAEVPRFCFHERLSIAGNCRMCLIEVKGGPPKPQASCAMGVRDLRPGPNGEPPEIFTNTPMVKKAREGVMEFLLINHPLDCPICDQGGECDLQDQAMAFGVDSSRYHENKRAVEDKYIGPLVKTVMNRCIHCTRCVRFTTEVAGISELGLIGRGEDAEITTYLEQAMTSELQGNVIDLCPVGALTSKPFAFQARPWELTKTESIDVMDAVGSAIRVDSRGREVMRILPRVNEAVNEEWISDKTRFIWDGLRTQRLDRPYVRKDGKLVPASWAEAFASIKDAVSKTTPERIGAIAGDLAAVEEIFALKLLMASLGSKNIDCRQDGAALDPALGRASYIFNPTIEGIERADAVLIIGANPRFEASVLNTRIRKRWRLGNLPVGVIGDIGDTRYDYEQLGAGPDSLKDLADGNGKFFQTLKKATHPLVIVGQGALARADGAAVLGQAARLAAAVNAARADWNGFAVLHTAAARVGGLDLGFVPGEGGKNVAGMLGETDVLFLLGADEIDMSKTGGAFVVYVGTHGDAGAHRANVILPAAAYTEKSGTYVNTEGRVQQTNRAGFAPGDAREDWAILRALSDVLGKKLPFDSLPQLRAKLYGEYPHLARIDQVAAGNAEDIAGMAKLGGRLNKGTFTSPVKDFYLTNPIARASAVMAECSALAKSGFKQAAE from the coding sequence ATGGCAAAGCTCAAGGTCGACGGGAAAGAAATTACTGTACCCGACCACTACACGCTGCTGCAGGCGGCGGAAGACGCGGGCGCGGAAGTGCCGCGCTTCTGCTTCCATGAGCGGCTGTCGATCGCTGGCAATTGCCGCATGTGCCTGATCGAGGTGAAGGGTGGGCCGCCCAAGCCGCAGGCCTCCTGCGCCATGGGCGTGCGCGACCTGCGCCCCGGTCCGAATGGCGAGCCGCCGGAAATCTTCACCAACACGCCGATGGTCAAGAAGGCCCGGGAAGGCGTGATGGAATTCCTGCTGATCAATCACCCGCTGGATTGCCCGATCTGCGACCAGGGCGGCGAGTGCGACCTGCAGGACCAGGCGATGGCCTTCGGCGTCGATTCCTCGCGCTATCACGAGAACAAGCGCGCGGTGGAAGACAAGTACATCGGCCCGCTGGTCAAGACGGTGATGAACCGCTGCATCCACTGCACGCGCTGCGTCCGCTTCACCACCGAGGTTGCCGGCATTTCCGAACTCGGCCTGATCGGCCGTGGCGAGGATGCCGAGATCACCACCTATCTCGAACAGGCAATGACCTCGGAGTTGCAGGGCAATGTCATCGATCTCTGCCCGGTCGGCGCGCTGACCTCCAAGCCCTTCGCCTTCCAGGCGCGGCCGTGGGAACTGACCAAGACCGAATCCATCGACGTCATGGATGCCGTCGGTTCGGCGATCCGCGTCGATAGCCGTGGCCGCGAAGTGATGCGCATCCTGCCGCGCGTCAACGAGGCCGTGAACGAGGAATGGATTTCCGACAAGACCCGCTTCATCTGGGACGGCCTGCGCACGCAGCGCCTCGACCGGCCCTATGTGCGCAAGGACGGCAAGCTGGTTCCGGCGAGCTGGGCCGAAGCGTTCGCTTCGATCAAGGACGCGGTGTCGAAGACGACGCCTGAGAGGATCGGCGCGATCGCGGGCGATCTCGCGGCGGTCGAGGAGATCTTTGCGTTGAAGCTTCTGATGGCTTCGCTCGGATCGAAGAACATCGATTGCCGCCAGGATGGCGCCGCGCTCGATCCGGCGCTCGGACGCGCCAGCTATATCTTCAATCCGACCATCGAAGGCATCGAGCGGGCCGACGCGGTGCTGATCATCGGCGCCAATCCGCGCTTCGAGGCCTCGGTGCTCAATACCCGCATCCGCAAGCGCTGGCGCCTCGGCAATCTGCCGGTCGGCGTCATCGGCGATATTGGCGATACGCGCTACGACTACGAGCAACTGGGCGCCGGGCCGGACTCGCTGAAGGATTTGGCTGATGGCAACGGCAAGTTCTTCCAGACGCTGAAGAAGGCGACGCACCCGCTTGTTATCGTCGGCCAGGGCGCTCTGGCGCGCGCAGATGGCGCGGCCGTGCTCGGCCAGGCGGCCAGGCTCGCCGCGGCCGTGAATGCCGCCCGCGCCGACTGGAACGGTTTTGCCGTGCTCCACACCGCAGCGGCGCGCGTCGGTGGCCTCGATCTCGGCTTCGTGCCGGGCGAGGGCGGCAAGAACGTCGCCGGCATGCTGGGCGAGACGGACGTGCTGTTCCTGCTCGGTGCCGACGAGATCGACATGAGCAAGACCGGCGGCGCCTTCGTCGTCTATGTCGGCACGCATGGCGACGCCGGCGCGCACCGCGCCAATGTCATCCTGCCTGCGGCGGCCTATACCGAAAAGTCCGGAACCTACGTCAACACCGAGGGTCGCGTGCAGCAGACCAACCGCGCCGGCTTCGCACCGGGCGATGCGCGCGAGGACTGGGCGATCCTGCGGGCACTGTCCGATGTGCTGGGCAAGAAACTGCCGTTCGATTCGCTGCCGCAGCTGCGCGCCAAGCTTTATGGCGAGTATCCGCATCTCGCCCGCATCGATCAGGTCGCGGCCGGCAATGCCGAGGATATCGCCGGCATGGCGAAGCTCGGCGGGCGGCTGAACAAGGGGACGTTCACCTCGCCGGTCAAGGATTTCTATCTGACCAACCCGATCGCGCGGGCATCGGCCGTGATGGCGGAATGCTCGGCACTGGCCAAGAGCGGCTTCAAGCAGGCGGCGGAATAA
- the nuoH gene encoding NADH-quinone oxidoreductase subunit NuoH: protein MDTFFSFYVLPALLILLKSVVLIVVLLIFVAYILYADRKIWAAVQLRRGPNVVGPWGTLQAFADLLKFVFKEPVIPSGANKGVFLLAPLVSAVLAISAWAVIPVSQGWAIANVNVGILYVFAISSLEVYGVIMGGWASNSKYPFLGALRSAAQMVSYEVSIGFVIVTVLLTAGSLNLSDIVLSQQGGLGTRLGLPNTFLDWNWLALFPMFVIFFISALAETNRPPFDLVEAESELVAGHMVEYSSTPFLLFFLGEYVAIVLMCALATILFLGGWLPPFDFAPFTWVPGVIWFVLKVCFVFFGISMVKAFVPRYRYDQLMRLGWKVFLPISLFMVVATAAFLKITGFA from the coding sequence ATGGACACCTTCTTCTCCTTCTACGTGCTGCCGGCGCTGCTGATCCTGCTGAAGTCGGTCGTGCTGATCGTGGTGCTGCTGATCTTCGTCGCCTACATCCTCTACGCCGACCGCAAGATCTGGGCGGCCGTGCAGCTTCGCCGCGGCCCCAACGTCGTCGGCCCCTGGGGCACGCTGCAGGCCTTCGCCGATCTGTTGAAGTTCGTGTTCAAGGAGCCGGTCATCCCGTCCGGCGCCAACAAGGGTGTCTTCCTGCTGGCGCCGCTGGTCTCGGCCGTGCTGGCGATCTCGGCCTGGGCGGTGATTCCGGTCAGCCAGGGTTGGGCGATCGCCAACGTCAATGTCGGCATCCTCTATGTCTTCGCCATTTCCTCGCTCGAGGTCTATGGCGTGATCATGGGCGGCTGGGCATCCAACTCGAAATATCCGTTCCTCGGCGCGCTGCGCTCGGCCGCGCAGATGGTGTCGTATGAAGTCTCGATCGGCTTCGTCATCGTCACCGTGCTGCTTACCGCCGGCTCGCTCAACCTCAGCGATATCGTGTTGTCGCAGCAGGGTGGGCTCGGTACGCGGCTTGGCCTGCCCAATACCTTCCTCGACTGGAACTGGCTGGCGCTGTTCCCGATGTTCGTCATCTTCTTCATCTCGGCGCTGGCCGAGACGAACCGGCCGCCCTTCGATCTGGTCGAAGCCGAATCGGAGCTGGTCGCCGGCCACATGGTCGAATATTCGTCGACGCCGTTCCTGCTGTTCTTCCTCGGCGAGTATGTCGCCATCGTGCTGATGTGCGCGCTGGCGACCATCCTGTTCCTCGGCGGCTGGCTGCCGCCCTTCGACTTCGCGCCCTTCACCTGGGTGCCCGGGGTGATCTGGTTCGTGCTGAAGGTCTGCTTCGTGTTCTTCGGCATCTCGATGGTGAAGGCCTTCGTGCCGCGCTACCGCTACGACCAGCTGATGCGGCTGGGCTGGAAAGTGTTCCTGCCGATCTCGCTGTTCATGGTCGTCGCCACCGCGGCCTTCCTCAAGATCACGGGGTTTGCGTGA
- the nuoI gene encoding NADH-quinone oxidoreductase subunit NuoI — MSALSQAAKSLLLQDFVSAFFLSMRQFFAPKETINYPHEKGPISPRFRGEHALRRYPNGEERCIACKLCEAICPAQAITIEAGPRRNDGTRRTVRYDIDMVKCIYCGFCQEACPVDAIVEGPNFEFATETREELYYDKDRLLANGDRWERELARNISLDAPYR, encoded by the coding sequence ATGTCCGCTCTTTCCCAGGCCGCAAAATCGCTGCTGCTGCAGGATTTCGTCAGCGCCTTCTTCCTGTCGATGCGCCAGTTCTTCGCGCCGAAGGAGACGATCAACTATCCGCACGAGAAGGGGCCGATCAGCCCGCGCTTCCGCGGCGAGCATGCGCTGCGCCGCTATCCCAATGGCGAGGAACGCTGCATCGCCTGCAAGCTGTGCGAGGCGATCTGCCCGGCGCAGGCGATCACCATCGAGGCCGGTCCGCGCCGCAATGACGGCACGCGCCGCACGGTGCGTTACGACATCGACATGGTGAAGTGCATCTATTGCGGCTTCTGCCAGGAAGCCTGCCCGGTCGACGCCATCGTCGAGGGGCCGAATTTCGAGTTCGCGACGGAGACACGCGAGGAACTCTACTACGACAAGGACAGGCTGCTGGCGAATGGCGACCGGTGGGAGCGCGAACTGGCGCGCAACATCTCGCTGGACGCGCCGTACCGCTGA
- a CDS encoding NADH-ubiquinone dehydrogenase — MAPYSTPYPLMPNLDQIEKMNQDLTRMMPKEMASAVNLFAHPVAGAVAMSALGMGLANQAFGVWMGALSGAAEASQRLMQPLIEDFEARVEQFEDASSTRARATAKTMIAEAQSFAQEVTDIAAKEAAITAPVADAGPATDDAPGVLMPEDFRQPKAMERPAEPSDLKAISGIGPKLEKVLNGLGIWTFAQVAAWSPQEIAWVDDYLSFKGRIGRDDWTAQAAALAAKK; from the coding sequence ATGGCGCCGTATTCGACACCTTACCCATTGATGCCCAATTTGGACCAGATCGAGAAGATGAACCAGGACCTGACCAGGATGATGCCGAAGGAGATGGCCAGCGCCGTCAACCTTTTCGCGCACCCTGTCGCGGGTGCGGTGGCGATGTCGGCGCTTGGCATGGGGCTCGCCAATCAAGCCTTCGGCGTCTGGATGGGCGCGCTTTCGGGTGCCGCCGAGGCGTCACAGCGCCTCATGCAGCCGCTGATCGAGGATTTCGAGGCCCGCGTCGAGCAATTCGAAGACGCGTCGTCCACCAGGGCGCGGGCGACGGCGAAGACCATGATTGCCGAGGCGCAGTCCTTTGCGCAGGAAGTTACGGACATTGCCGCCAAGGAAGCCGCCATCACGGCGCCCGTGGCCGATGCAGGTCCGGCAACGGACGATGCTCCCGGTGTGCTGATGCCCGAGGATTTCCGTCAGCCCAAGGCTATGGAGAGGCCGGCGGAGCCTTCGGATCTGAAGGCGATATCGGGCATCGGTCCGAAGCTGGAGAAGGTGCTGAACGGCCTCGGTATCTGGACGTTCGCCCAGGTCGCCGCATGGTCGCCGCAGGAGATCGCCTGGGTCGACGACTATCTGTCGTTCAAGGGCCGTATCGGCCGTGACGACTGGACTGCCCAGGCAGCGGCGTTGGCGGCGAAGAAGTGA
- the nuoK gene encoding NADH-quinone oxidoreductase subunit NuoK → MVVGIAHYLTVSAILFTLGVFGIFLNRRNIIVILMSIELILLAVNINFVAFSAALGDLVGQVFALFVLTVAAAEAAIGLAILVVFFRNRGSIAVEDVNAMKG, encoded by the coding sequence ATGGTCGTCGGTATCGCACATTATCTGACCGTATCGGCGATCCTGTTCACGCTCGGCGTGTTCGGCATCTTCCTCAACCGCCGCAACATCATCGTCATCCTGATGTCGATCGAATTGATCCTGCTCGCGGTCAATATCAACTTCGTCGCCTTTTCGGCGGCGCTCGGCGACCTGGTCGGCCAGGTGTTCGCGCTCTTCGTGCTGACGGTCGCGGCGGCTGAGGCCGCCATCGGACTTGCCATTCTCGTTGTCTTCTTCCGCAACCGTGGCTCGATCGCGGTCGAAGACGTGAACGCCATGAAGGGTTGA
- a CDS encoding NADH-quinone oxidoreductase subunit M, whose amino-acid sequence MTAWPILSLVTFLPLVGVLLILFINDDSENARRNIRAIAFITTAFTFLVSLLIWTGFDNSQAGFQFVEKAAWLDSGISYHMGVDGISMLFVILTTFLMPLCILASWEAIEKRVKAYMIAFLLLETLMIGVFCALDIVLFYVFFEAGLIPMFIIIGVWGGKRRVYASFKFFLYTLAGSVLMLLAVMAMFFQSGTTDIPTLLTHSFPANMQTWLWLAFFASFAVKMPMWPVHTWLPDAHVEAPTAGSVILAAILLKMGGYGFLRFSLPMFPLASEMFAPLVFTLSVVAIIYTSLVALMQEDMKKLIAYSSVAHMGFVTMGIFAMNQEGVQGAIFQMLSHGLVSGALFLCVGVIYDRMHTREIAAYGGLVNNMPKYATVFMIFTMANVGLPGTSGFVGEFLTMLGVFRVNTWVAFFAATGVILSAAYALWLYRRVIFGALTKDSLKRLLDLSTREKVIIYPLVVLVIFFGVYPAPVFDATAQSVKSLVTNVTASIGAAQTAAAN is encoded by the coding sequence ATGACCGCCTGGCCAATCCTCTCGCTGGTCACCTTCCTGCCGTTGGTTGGTGTGCTGCTGATCCTGTTCATCAACGATGACAGCGAAAACGCGCGCCGCAACATTCGCGCCATCGCGTTCATAACCACGGCGTTCACCTTCCTGGTGTCGCTGTTGATCTGGACCGGCTTCGACAATTCGCAGGCCGGCTTCCAGTTCGTCGAAAAGGCCGCCTGGCTCGATTCCGGCATTTCCTACCATATGGGCGTCGACGGCATTTCCATGCTGTTCGTCATCCTGACGACCTTCCTGATGCCGCTTTGCATCCTGGCGTCGTGGGAAGCGATCGAGAAGCGCGTCAAGGCCTACATGATCGCCTTCCTGCTTCTGGAAACGCTGATGATCGGCGTGTTCTGCGCACTGGACATCGTGCTGTTCTATGTCTTCTTCGAAGCCGGCCTGATCCCGATGTTCATCATCATCGGTGTGTGGGGCGGCAAGCGGCGCGTCTACGCCTCGTTCAAGTTCTTCCTCTATACGCTGGCCGGCTCGGTGCTGATGCTGCTCGCCGTCATGGCGATGTTCTTCCAGTCGGGCACCACCGACATCCCGACGCTTTTGACGCACAGCTTCCCGGCCAACATGCAGACCTGGCTGTGGCTAGCCTTCTTCGCCTCCTTCGCGGTGAAGATGCCGATGTGGCCGGTGCACACTTGGCTGCCGGACGCGCATGTCGAGGCACCGACGGCCGGTTCGGTCATCCTGGCCGCCATCCTCTTGAAGATGGGCGGGTACGGCTTCCTGCGCTTCTCACTGCCGATGTTTCCGCTGGCGTCCGAGATGTTCGCGCCGCTGGTGTTCACGCTGTCGGTCGTCGCCATCATCTACACCTCGCTGGTGGCGCTGATGCAGGAGGACATGAAGAAACTGATCGCCTATTCGTCGGTCGCCCATATGGGCTTCGTCACCATGGGCATCTTCGCCATGAACCAGGAAGGCGTGCAGGGCGCGATCTTCCAGATGCTCAGCCACGGCCTGGTCTCGGGCGCGCTGTTCCTGTGCGTCGGCGTCATCTATGACCGCATGCATACCCGTGAGATCGCGGCCTATGGCGGCCTCGTCAACAACATGCCGAAATACGCCACCGTGTTCATGATCTTCACCATGGCCAATGTCGGCCTGCCGGGCACGTCAGGCTTCGTCGGCGAGTTCCTGACCATGCTCGGCGTGTTCCGCGTCAACACCTGGGTGGCGTTCTTCGCCGCGACCGGCGTCATCCTGTCGGCCGCCTACGCGCTTTGGCTCTATCGCCGGGTTATCTTCGGCGCGCTGACCAAGGACAGCCTGAAGCGGCTGCTCGATCTGTCGACCCGCGAGAAGGTGATCATCTATCCGCTGGTCGTGCTGGTCATCTTCTTCGGCGTCTATCCCGCACCCGTCTTCGACGCGACGGCCCAGTCGGTCAAGTCGCTCGTCACCAATGTCACCGCATCCATCGGCGCCGCGCAGACCGCGGCGGCGAACTGA